In Euphorbia lathyris chromosome 9, ddEupLath1.1, whole genome shotgun sequence, the following are encoded in one genomic region:
- the LOC136205142 gene encoding adenylyl-sulfate kinase 3: protein MSSLANSANIFWHDCPVGNSERQKLLNQKGCVVWITGLSGSGKSTLAFSLSRELHTRGKLSYVLDGDNVRHGLNKGLGFTAEDRTENIRRIGEVAKLFADAGLICIASLISPYRKDRDACRAMLQDEKFIEVFMNMPLSLCESRDCKGLYKLARAGKIKGFTGIDDPYEPPLNCEIEIEEKDGVCPTPVAMAGQVVSYLENKGFLQDN, encoded by the exons ATGTCCTCTTTGGCAAACTCTGCCAACATATTTTGGCATGACTGCCCAGTTGGGAATTCAGAGAGGCAGAAGCTGCTAAATCAGAAGGGATGCGTTGTGTGGATAACAGGCCTCAGTGGTTCAG GGAAAAGCACGCTAGCGTTCTCCCTGAGCAGAGAGCTTCATACTAGGGGAAAGCTGTCCTATGTTCTTGATGGAGATAATGTTCGGCATGGACTGAACAAAGGTTTGGGTTTCACTGCTGAAGATCGAACAGAAAATATACGAAGGATTG GGGAAGTAGCAAAACTCTTTGCTGATGCGGGTTTGATATGCATTGCCAGTCTGATATCACCATACAGAAAAGACCGGGATGCTTGTCGTGCTATGTTGCAGGATGAAAAGTTCATTGAG GTTTTCATGAACATGCCTCTATCATTGTGCGAGTCAAGAGATTGCAAAGGGCTTTACAAGCTCGCACGTGCTGGAAAGATTAAAG GTTTCACCGGAATAGATGATCCTTATGAACCACCTTTGAACTGCGAG ATAGAAATAGAGGAGAAAGATGGAGTTTGCCCCACACCAGTTGCCATGGCTGGGCAAGTAGTATCTTACTTGGAGAACAAAGGATTTCTGCAAGATAATTGA